In one window of Pagrus major chromosome 12, Pma_NU_1.0 DNA:
- the cplane1 gene encoding ciliogenesis and planar polarity effector 1 — translation MELKLEVVLSSSIKRKKPWPRFCWLGKEKESVFLLDNKRISEINMVSGRTKKRTPKLHPLLNNVVTMASSHNGMWLCGLLVSGELFLWNRDKDLLKTAATVPEVVHVIAAVQGNATRLSLQVSGDGMRALLATITGQVFLWECMDVRDLTGVRDGTVKGHWAHVCPLEDSILPSSQDKEASQHTMFIKTEVMGDACLSAFVFTSGKKLIITCLKIQWEECRVRVGSVGYSIQWATKTYPMSRLTPPCQPVKSRGALVPAFSPDGRLLAIVLNQRQPKATQILFVSMQNFVSISSGLGGCGSKKLEIPSKYIRSYWVGSVSWSPGGLFLACVLKRGSLLMVSRLGGLLSLTSSGCSVDFGPAQFLPLHPLVTYRPPMSAGKAEASLSSSSLSVRDVLRQRYSVTWHPRLLYLIVSDGYMATVMRVLDRPSPALLLKTLLKDTTKDLEKASRTLDKSQIHVRAWLESVSCLNLDSSHEVFDPIVTRGPQTTDSVFSAATDGSTVPLFLQDQGTLGGTKELLEKVQTFFEDDSDFDGAPAGSHLEDGGRLEFASMFDTLHALDTQTDSGLVTSTDYETDFVETERRTPLVHRELGKIQSKLLTAWAFGMSLGNTVENRRRLLKHTLYCVVRLAALLHLIPSSVVHKGTKSTFVSTRLLHLLKAILSFLPWDGAHSDRPHCLQLVVELSKRLIRLLLTPNPETHQTGHCQISSQSLSTVLHILQQVSDSLDHAYSLKQRTVWSSAEKKPLQLWPSDVHHVPLLQDEKEEKSSFVHQAQPVPQRPSSRLFGVWKWVYEVTQQYMEELKSFKGCDGWEEEQQQVSVIMTQIQTALQATGEKLEEGPVLLSYPGEHLFLCGSYPKSADTWRSQICEESNKRCDRSVFKETQLCLALLYSLLSQYSLREAQELADHMARLILHRAGHQSCITADSLPCPWLPVDLHSEAAYAVVQTLGRFMASYFTNQPLYILPPHHVAVLPPLHLPQAPSVGRWVPLCQEEVSTAVRRHQLSEVWTVDYAQDLLLLGGLLPETVWLASHLGDWKTAASLSLAYVNYCTDHFDFTQLRRRELHLPTVLKPESIFQVELECLLGNKSDSQECGDEDGDKSFTDLLEGEDWDVLQVSIQEILKASVMAGVNVISSPLSALLDTAKDLCSCLPTLVPNGLYLPSPPLYCPQPSPNTQDPVGTVGQFAEVASRHKVSGVLQKLLLLLRSARCCHPAAQWYISHLRRARHLLHKIKKKYSYPSAAEEEKVFPESLMKFVTRGGFFRQGPNKDGHLDPDTIQTIICFRELCGLCWMLHVRDQLSISCRKYQAARQHGRDEQIPTGSEIRSTCLDALHWARRFLPFSCFLSAEEILQDILLSLVSELPPLSLVADTLIRAFPEEEESVRVPLREKYNTLLERLRQCNVLEEDKEEEDEPMMIVIQDKRRQRRKHLGRLRRHLAPPELHLWEKEEEEEDRGSRHGMAVLRQLSLGTSLSTSTLTDCGFPPVCSDGDTADNTSEAISPERHSRTVTRGNKEKKAKEHAKKAVRLESVIQEESHPGDAKENEQPSLPVVGTWEFELEDEEYLNFLELFLSYVLEKDSADGGDSSGELPLLKGFSSQLRERELHSLTFDVLTTIHRRQRDAHHPARKHLGNDPPVFRAGCCYKPVKQGATPELQTSSVWSEAPASRTSLSVTSLPGPRTGRQKGLFGLRQQSSVPVGQRTKAGLFGSEGSPIRSAFPMGQPSESFIFSPSTSVGAAIELQQGLDPKLEAQFPELGRLLEWMVRWSDRRALLGHHGKKKKDRGGGVGGTADEGVVIRVKASAPAVLSSFSLLQRRYAALLGTGRNSAHIEVPETQWTVAPVLQPEMDRKLERESSVDTGYPGSANTPITGLDHNLQQVELSNGSRTDEPEELTFLRTPLPNDQYQLTFDAQMRQSSPQPPSLDDLDVTPEKEGKSSASEGLEESSSASNGNISENISSPETSLKLAELDFSESADDVSSSSSLHSHAKSLQAPPPSEPHALPAVQPEVHAELSGPTGMPFTNTPVDPPSLQPQSSTAGAPAADSTAPSQPLTNQTPEMRQRLGEDLFRLVQNINYMSLMEVLGASFSNLQLAQQSSYLAQSNMNSSHPRVPPSNANNFVPQPSALPIQTPISVAPQMPAWASSSGSINPQFSQAPACMFAEQPARQNSGKSSPTHVQRDITRNLPRTANGVNHQEMQPLSVQAVSPEIQFRVNRRFIPPSQGLLATADTSHSVPVLAPSEDCIQSDPAPQILGLKLLQLHRPPLPQQSAPHYPQTTNPPTIESHQHKFKNVNQSASKKTEEEKRNGSSISKRQLSFNFSHDPTQPRIQTSERSRGQEFSLLPPALPAHTPMQGLRLLHFHQVPQSNITFPKLPIPATVIAAPMGEAPMIKLLHIESGPKMRLPPAAPSAQMTRLMSMEELTSSVIGRQDAEEARPRLLRVDPMNESGRSAASSDSSKRQKRREDKASRTRKTEVTFRPNESIILPQEPINEPANDEPAAAEEITPGHDAAVPCVPGSFESLLTGQRLLDKAMSTAELHAFASTRKRPPECHDAFTNTDPACPPTLLDKAVSASVTASSPKIQSSGNLQLCNESRVQDTQGPDRNLDLGGRQFISILDLEDKALHQDLPPSLSRGAPDVPSIRPSSPTSAQLHALATSVIRSAAAVADPQPLVTIPVQPTTHTDIPEESPSLSHMEPNKGAETSTPQDMEYPSDSEICQAIKNQSVGPQIASSSSTPPLVSFSSRLSELDAQLAALQNIADYLEKDFSNSRMLLNTIEKLTPVSAPDVKTTKALRKTVRLSVPQEAWIPRLDTGHSELNVLEEEEENPEEEIVVHNDGRKPSFRYSAPHSHNAGPSYLHTPPKTRDQLAEASGISPGWEDENLGHTGLSDTAEILDELVREGYLSLTDLDLSTSQSAHQSSRPDQQQSSWMSQKRARPEDERRELRIWMRRKQRERLAVYQKQRQSLREREHKPFSTSGTVKPANKNGGTIWRTREEKEKFMLLEQYNQRTREACSLAADFPTNPPTLLISSRAEGSPMPPTTRSISAPPPVGTHSASAKDKRSLKSGQAQPHLRPWTAEIQERPSEDHRRRLGLHRPVTSLPRDRLSQVTRRGMLTYTKSQSKPHTASQSEEQHVGYQRKTGLSTKTSGGPAAGREVLREQTRKKERDEANLWEPTSELNRLLEPEESDIDLAGLLDEQDDGARGGVSDMDWLDNLSETGSSVLSRIDWAAIERMVAGEKA, via the exons ATGGAGCTAAAATTGGAGGTTGTTTTGTCATCCAGCATCAAACGGAAGAAACCATGGCCTCGGTTCTGTTGGCTTGGGAAG GAGAAGGAGTCTGTGTTCCTGTTAGATAACAAACGCATCAGTGAGATCAACATGGTGTCTGGTCGTACCAAGAAGAGGACTCCTAAACTCCATCCTTTGCTCAATAATGTGGTGACAATGGCTTCATCCCACAATG GTATGTGGCTTTGTGGACTTCTGGTCTCAGgagagctgtttctgtggaaCAGGGATAAAGACTTGTTGAAGACTGCTGCAACAGTCCCAGAAGTTGTTCATGTGATTGCTGCTGTTCAAG GTAATGCCACACGATTGTCACTCCAGGTTTCAGGCGATGGGATGCGTGCACTCCTGGCAACCATTACAGGCCAAGTGTTCCTTTGGGAGTGTATGGATGTCAGGGATTTGACGGGGGTAAGGGATGGCACAGTCAAGGGACACTGGGCGCATGTATGCCCCCTTGAAGACTCCATTCTGCCTTCTTCACAAGACAAAGAAGCATCCCAACACACCATGTTCATCAAGACTGAG GTAATGGGTGACGCCTGCTTATCGGCCTTCGTTTTCACGTCTGGGAAGAAGCTCATCATCACCTGCCTGAAAATTCAATGGGAAGAGTGCCGTGTGAGAGTGGG TTCTGTGGGATACAGCATACAGTGGGCCACCAAGACATACCCCATGTCTCGTCTCACCCCACCCTGCCAACCAGTGAAGTCTAGAGGGGCCTTGGTGCCAGCCTTCTCCCCAGATGGCCGACTGTTGGCCATCGTCCTGAACCAGAGACAGCCTAAG GCTACACAGATCCTCTTTGTGAGCATGCAGAACTTTGTCTCAATATCAAGTGGCCTCGGAGGATGTGGAAGCAAGAAACTGGAGATCCCCTCTAAATACATCAG GTCCTACTGGGTGGGCAGTGTGAGCTGGTCACCGGGTGGTCTTTTCCTGGCCTGTGTTCTGAAGAGAGGCTCCCTTCTTATGGTTTCTCGCCTCGGAGGGCTTCTCTCTCTAACAAGCTCTGGCTGCAGTGTTGACTTTGGGCCTGCACAATTCCTACCCCTGCACCCTCTCGTCACTTACCG GCCGCCAATGTCTGCAGGGAAAGCGGAGGCCTCTCTGTCCAGCTCTAGCTTGTCTGTGCGGGATGTCCTAAGACAGCGGTATTCTGTGACCTGGCATCCACGGTTGTTGTATCTCATTGTGTCTGATGGCTACATGGCCACAGTTATGAGGGTGTTAGATAGGCCTTCTCCTgccctgctgctgaaaacacttcTGAAGGACACAACCAAAGACCTTGAGAAGGCCAGTCGAACACTGGACAAATCACAG aTTCATGTGAGGGCATGGCTGGAGTCGGTATCTTGCCTGAACCTGGACAGCAGCCATGAGGTGTTTGACCCGATTGTTACACGTGGGCCCCAAACCACGgactctgtcttttcagcagcCACAGACGGATCCACTGTGCCACTTTTCCTGCAGGACCAGGGGACACTGGGTGGTACCAAGGAGCTTCTGGAAAAAGTGCAG ACTTTCTTTGAGGATGACTCTGATTTCGACGGAGCTCCTGCTGGCTCTCATTTAGAGGACGGTGGACGTCTGGAGTTTGCCTCAATGTTTGACACACTCCACGCCCTGGATACACAGACTGACTCTGGACTTGTCACCAGCACAGATTACGAAACGGACTTTGttgaaacagagaggaggactCCTCTTGTTCATCGTGAACTTGGGAAAATCCAGAGTAAGCTGCTAACAGCCTGGGCTTTTGGCATGTCTCTTGGAAATACTGTGGAAAACAGACGTCGCCTGCTGAAGCATACCCTCTACTGCGTGGTGCGACTTGCTGCCTTACTCCACTTGATCCCCAGCTCTGTGGTCCACAAAGGGACAAAGAGTACCTTCGTTTCTACTCGCCTGCTGCATCTTCTCAAAGccattctttcttttcttccctgGGATGGCGCTCACTCAGATAGACCGCACTGCCTTCAGCTGGTGGTAGAGCTCAGTAAACGGCTGATACGCCTCCTGCTGACCCCTAACCCCGAGACCCACCAGACTGGTCACTGTCAGATATCATCTCAAAGTCTATCCACAGTCCTGCATATCTTACAGCAGGTCTCTGATTCTCTCGACCACGCCTACAGCCTGAAGCAAAGAACCGTCTGGTCCTCTGCAGAGAAGAAGCCACTCCAACTCTGGCCTTCAGATGTACACCATGTGCCTCTGTTACAGgatgagaaggaggagaaatCCAGTTTTGTACACCAGGCACAACCTGTTCCCCAGCGACCATCCAGCAG ATTGTTTGGAGTGTGGAAATGGGTCTACGAGGTCACCCAGCAGTATatggaggaactgaaaagcttTAAAGGCTGTGATGGCTGGGAGGAGGAACAGCAACAGGTGTCTGTCATCATGACCCAGATCCAAACAGCTCTGCAGGCTACAGGAGAAAAGCTGGAGGAGGGTCCTGTACTGCTGAGTTATCCAG GTGAACATCTTTTCCTGTGTGGCTCGTACCCAAAAAGTGCCGATACATGGCGGTCACAAATTTGTGAGGAGAGTAACAAAC GATGTGATCGTAGCGTCTTCAAGGAGACTCAGCTTTGTCTGGCGCTCCTCTACAGTCTGTTATCCCAGTACAGTCTGAGAGAAGCCCAGGAGTTGGCGGACCACATGGCCCGCCTGATCCTGCACAGGGCTGGACACCAGAGCTGCATAACTG CAGACTCTCTTCCTTGTCCGTGGCTGCCGGTGGACCTTCACAGTGAAGCAGCTTATGCCGTGGTTCAGACCCTGGGAAGATTCATGGCCTCTTATTTCACCAACCAACCCCTCTACATCCTGCCCCCTCACCATGTGGCTGTCCTGCCTCCACTCCATCTACCTCAAG CCCCCAGTGTTGGCCGCTGGGTGCCACTGTGCCAGGAGGAGGTTTCTACAGCAGTGCGACGACACCAACTGTCTGAAGTATGGACGGTAGACTATGCCCAAGACCTGCTCCTGCTAGGGGGTCTTCTTCCTGAGACGGTGTGGTTGGCGTCCCATCTTGGGGACTGGAAGACAGCGGCCTCTCTCAGCCTGGCCTATGTGAATTACTGCACTGACCACTTTGACTTCACTCAACTCAGGAGGAGAGAGCTCCATCTCCCAACAGTTTTAAAACCAGAGAGCATTTTTCAGGTTGAGTTGGAGTGTCTTCTAGGCAACAAGTCTGACTCCCAAGAGTGTGGAGATGAAGATGGGGACAAGAGCTTTACAG ATCTTTTGGAAGGAGAAGACTGGGACGTGTTGCAGGTTTCCATACAGGAGATTCTGAAGGCTTCAGTCATGGCCGGAGTGAATGTTATTTCCTCACCATTGTCCGCCTTGCTGGACACAGCCAAAGACCTGTGTTCTTGCCTGCCTACCTTGGTGCCTAATGGACTGTATTTGCCTTCCCCACCTCTTTATTGCCCTCAGCCTTCCCCCAACACACAG GACCCAGTAGGGACAGTAGGGCAGTTTGCAGAAGTTGCATCACGTCACAAAGTGTCTGGAGTTCTTCAAAAATTGCTGTTACTTCTGAGATCTGCACGCTGTTGCCATCCTGCTGCCCAGTGGTACATCAGTCATCTGCGCCGTGCACGACACCTACTACACAAG ATCAAGAAGAAGTACTCCTATCCATCAGCTGCTGAAGAAGAAAAGGTTTTCCCAGAGAGTCTCATGAAATTCGTCACCCGTGGTGGATTCTTCAGACAGGGGCCTAATAAAGACGGCCACCTGGACCCTGACACCATCCAAACCATTA TCTGTTTCAGGGAACTGTGTGGTTTATGCTGGATGCTTCATGTCAGGGATCAGCTCTCCATTTCCTGCAGGAAGTATCAGGCTGCCAGACAGCATGGCAGAGATGAACAG ATCCCCACTGGTTCAGAAATTAGATCTACCTGTCTCGATGCTCTCCACTGGGCCCGTCGTTTTCTGCCTTTCTCCTGCTTCCTCAGCGCTGAGGAGATACTCCAGGACATACTGCTCAGCCTTGTGTCtgaacttcctcctctctctctg GTGGCAGACACACTCATACGAGCCTTcccagaggaggaagagtcGGTCAGAGTCCCACTGAGAGAAAAGTATAACACGCTGCTGGAGAGACTGAGGCAATGCAACGTCCTTG AGGAGgataaagaggaggaggacgagccGATGATGATTGTTATTCAGGACAAACGcaggcagaggagaaaacatCTTGGGCGTTTGCGGAGGCACCTGGCCCCCCCGGAGCTCCATCTgtgggagaaggaggaggaagaggaggacaggggAAGCAGACACGGGATGGCTGTGTTAAGGCAACTGTCATTGGGTACAAGCCTGAGCACCAGCACTTTAACTGATTGTGGGTTCCCCCCAGTGTGTAGCGATGGAGACACAGCGGATAACACATCTGAGGCTATCTCTCCTGAAAGGCATAGCAGAACTGTGACAAG gggcaacaaagaaaaaaaggcaaaagaacATGCAAAGAAGGCTGTTAGGCTTGAAAGCGTCATTCAGGAGGAGAGTCACCCGGGTGATGCCAAGGAGAATGAACAGCCCTCTCTACCTGTAGTCGGCACCTGGGAGTTTGAGCTTGAAGATGAAGAGTATCTAAATTTCCTTGAGCTCTTCCTCAGCTACGTTTTAGAGAAAGATAGCGCCGATGGAGGGGACTCAAGTGGTGAACTCCCTTTGTTGAAAGGCTTCTCCTCCcagctgagggagagagagttgCATTCTCTCACTTTCGACGTGCTGACAACTATTCATCGTCGTCAAAGAGATGCGCACCATCCAGCGAGAAAACACTTGGGAAATGATCCTCCAGTGTTCAGAGCTGGCTGCTGCTACAAGCCTGTGAAGCAAGGTGCGACACCTGAGCTGCAAACTTCCTCTGTCTGGAGTGAAGCCCCCGCATCCAGAACTAGCCTTTCTGTCACCTCTCTACCTGGGCCGAGAACTGGCAGGCAAAAAGGTTTGTTTGGCCTCCGGCAGCAGAGCAGTGTGCCTGTAGGCCAAAGAACGAAGGCAGGCCTATTTGGTTCTGAAGGAAGCCCGATTCGAAGTGCCTTTCCCATGGGGCAGCCATCAGAGAGCTTCATATTTAGCCCCTCAACTTCTGTGGGAGCCGCGATTGAATTACAGCAGGGACTGGATCCTAAATTAGAGGCTCAGTTTCCAGAGCTGGGCAGGCTGCTGGAGTGGATGGTACGCTGGTCTGACAGGAGGGCGTTACTCGGACATCAtggcaagaagaagaaagacagggGAGGAGGTGTTGGAGGAACAGCTGATGAAGGAGTAGTGATTCGTGTGAAAGCCTCAGCGCCCGCCGtcctcagctccttcagctTGCTGCAGCGCAGGTACGCTGCTTTACTCGGAACGGGCCGCAACAGTGCTCACATCGAAGTTCCAGAAACGCAATGGACTGTAGCCCCTGTGCTGCAACCCGAGATGGATAgaaagctggagagagagagcagtgttGATACAGGCTACCCTGGATCAGCAAACACGCCCATCACTGGTCTCGATCATAACCTCCAGCAAGTGGAGCTGTCCAA TGGTTCTCGTACAGATGAACCAGAGGAACTGACATTTCTCAGGACACCGCTCCCCAATGACCAATATCAGCTGACCTTTGATGCTCAGATGAGACAATCCAGTCCACAACCACCATCTCTTGATGACTTAGATGTTACACCTGAAAAAGAAG GCAAAAGCAGCGCCAGTGAAGGTTTGGAAGAGTCATCCTCTGCTTCCAACGGGAACATCTCTGAAAATATCAGCTCGCCTGAAACT AGTTTAAAGCTTGCAGAACTGGACTTCTCAGAAAGCGCTGACGACGTATCCagttcctcctctct CCACAGTCATGCTAAAAGCCTGCAAGCCCCTCCACCCTCAGAGCCCCATGCTCTTCCTGCTGTCCAGCCTGAGGTCCATGCAGAACTTTCTGGTCCAACTGGAATGCCTTTCACCAACACGCCTGTTGATCCTCCAAGCCTTCAGCCGCAAAGCTCCACGGCTGGTGCACCCGCTGCGGATTCTACAGCTCCGAGTCAGCCATTAACCAATCAAACTCCAGAAATGAGACAGCGTCTGGGCGAAGACTTATTCAGACTAGTTCAG AATATCAACTATATGAGCCTGATGGAGGTTTTGGGAGCTTCGTTTTCGAACCTGCAACTTGCCCAGCAGAGCTCTTATTTGGCCCAGTCTAACATGAACTCCTCACACCCTCGTGTGCCACCATCTAATGCTAACAATTTTGTCCCTCAACCAAGTGCCTTACCCATTCAGACTCCCATTTCTGTGGCACCTCAGATGCCAGCATGGGCGTCAAGTTCAGGATCCATCAACCCTCAGTTCAGCCAGGCTCCTGCATGTATGTTTGCAGAGCAGCCTGCCAGACAGAACTCAGGGAAATCCTCTCCAACACACGTCCAGCGTGACATCACCAGGAATCTCCCCCGTACTGCTAATGGTGTAAATCATCAG gAAATGCAGCCGCTTTCTGTCCAGGCAGTGTCACCGGAAATCCAGTTTAGGGTCAACAGGAGGTTCATCCCACCTTCACAAGGGCTTCTAGCCACTGCTGACACCAGTCATAGTGTCCCTGTGTTAGCACCCTCAGAAGATTGTATACAAAGTGATCCTGCTCCCCAGATTTTGGGATTGAAGTTACTTCAGCTGCACCGTCCTCCATTGCCTCAGCAGAGTGCCCCACATTATCCCCAAACCACAAATCCTCCAACCATAGAATCCCATCAGCACAAGTTTAAAAACGTTAACCAGTCTGCCTCTAAGAAGacggaagaggaaaaaagaaatgggAGTTCGATTTCAAAGAGACAGctcagttttaatttttcacATGATCCAACTCAACCAAGGATTCAGACATCAGAGAGATCCAGAGGGCAAGAGTTCTCGCTACTTCCTCCTGCTTTACCAGCTCACACACCGATGCAGGGCCTTCGTCTGCTGCACTTTCACCAAGTTCCACAAAGTAACATCACATTCCCCAAACTACCCATCCCTGCTACGGTCATTGCAGCTCCAATGGGAGAAGCGCCTATGATCAAGCTACTACATATAGAGTCTGGACCAAAAATG AGGTTGCCCCCGGCAGCTCCTTCAGCCCAAATGACCCGTCTCATGTCCATGGAGGAGTTGACGAGTTCAGTGATCGGGAGGCAGGATGCTGAAGAGGCCCGACCACGGTTGCTCAGAGTTGACCCAATGAATGAAAGCGGCAGAAGCGCTGCTAGCTCTGATTCCAGCAAGAG gcagaagaggagagaggacaagGCATCAAGGACAAGAAAGACAGAGGTCACATTCAGACCGAATGAGTCTATCATCCTTCCACAAGAG CCAATAAATGAGCCTGCAAATGATGAGCCAGCAGCCGCAGAAGAGATCACTCCTGGACACGATGCTGCTGTTCCATGTG TCCCAGGGTCCTTTGAGTCTTTGCTGACTGGTCAGAGATTATTGGACAAGGCTATGTCCACCGCAGAGTTGCATGCATTTGCTTCCACACGTAAAAGACCTCCAGAGTGCCATGATGCCTTCACCAACACAGATCCAG cttGTCCTCCAACACTTTTGGATAAAGCTGTGTCTGCCTCTGTGACTGCTAGTAGCCCTAAAA TACAAAGTTCAGGGAATCTACAGTTGTGCAATGAGAGCCGTGTTCAAGACACACAGGGACCAGACAGGAATCTG GATCTGGGTGGCCGTCAGTTCATAAGCATCTTGGATCTGGAAGACAAAGCCCTGCATCAGGATCTGCCACCCTCTCTCAGCAGAGGAGCTCCAGATGTTCCTTCCATCCGTCCTTCTTCACCTACTTCTGCTCAGCTTCATGCACTCGCAACATCCGTTATTaggagtgctgctgctgttgctgatcCACAACCCTTAGTCACAATTCCAGTCCAACCAACCACTCACACAG ATATTCCTGAGGAGTCGCCGTCACTCAGCCACATGGAGCCCAATAAGGGTGCAGAGACAAGCACCCCACAAGACATGGAGTATCCATCTGACTCTGAAATCTGTCAAGCCATCAAAAACCAGAGTGTTGGACCTCAGATTGCTTCATCCTCATCCACGCCTCCTTTAGTCTCGTTCTCCTCTCGCCTGTCAGAGCTGGATGCTCAGCTGGCTGCTCTACAGAACATTGCAGACTATCTGGAGAAGGACTTTTCCAACTCCAGGATG CTGTTGAACACAATTGAAAAGCTCACACCAGTCTCAGCTCCTGATGTGAAGACTACAAAGGCATTAAGAAAAACAGTCAGACTGTCTGTCCCACAGGAAG CTTGGATACCACGACTGGACACTGGACACAGTGAACTAAATGTCcttgaagaggaagaagaaaacccAGAAGAAGAAATTGTGGTTCATAACGACGGAAGGAAGCCATCGTTTCGCTATTCAGCTCCTCACAGTCACAATGCTGGTCCTTCCTACCTTCACACACCTCCAA AAACAAGAGATCAGCTGGCTGAAGCATCTGGAATATCACCTGG ATGGGAAGATGAGAATCTGGGTCACACTGGGCTATCCGATACAGCGGAAATCTTAGACGAGTTGGTGAGGGAGGGCTATTTGTCCCTGACTGACCTGGATTTGTCCACTTCACAGTCTGCACATCAGAGCAG CAGGCCGGACCAGCAGCAAAGTAGCTGGATGTCGCAGAAACGTGCCCGTCCAGAGGACGAGAGGAGAGAGCTGAGGATCTGGATGAGAAGGAAACAGAGGGAACGACTGGCTGTTTatcagaaacaaagacagagccTGAGGGAGAGGGAGCACAAACCTTTTTCTACCTCTGGAACAGTG AAACCAGCAAACAAGAATGGAGGAACCATTTGGAGAaccagagaggaaaaagaaaa GTTCATGCTTCTGGAGCAGTACAACCAGAGGACCCGTGAAGCTTGTTCTTTGGCCGCTGACTTTCCCACCAATCCTCCAACTTTACTCATTTCTTCACGGGCTGAAGGTTCACCAATGCCCCCAACCACACGATCCATCTCTGCTCCACCCCCTGTGGGCACTCACAG TGCATCTGCCAAAGATAAAAGAAGTCTCAAGTCAGGACAAGCTCAACCCCACCTTCGTCCGTGGACTGCTGAGATACAGGAAAGACCCTCAGAGGATCACCGCAGGAGGCTGGGACTGCATAGACCAG TGACCTCCCTGCCGAGGGACCGTCTGTCTCAGGTGACCAGACGTGGCATGCTCACTTACACAAAGAGCCAAAGTAAACCGCACACAGCCAGCCAGAGTGAGGAACAGCATGTCGGATACCAGAGAAAGACGGGGCTGAGCACAAAAACCTCAGGAGGGCCTGCTGCAGGGAGAGAAGTCCTGAGGGAGCAGACAAGGAAGAAAGAGCGAGATGAGGCAAACCTTTGGGAGCCCACTTCAGAATTGAATCGGCTGCTGGAACCAGAGGAGTCTGACATA GATTTGGCCGGACTCTTGGATGAGCAGGATGATGGTGCCAGAGGTGGTGTGTCAGACATGGACTGGCTGGACAACCTTTCTGAGACCGGCAGCAGCGTCCTCAGCAGAATCGACTGGGCTGCTATCGAGAGGATGGTGGCTGGAGAAAAAGCTTGA